In Raphanus sativus cultivar WK10039 chromosome 5, ASM80110v3, whole genome shotgun sequence, the following proteins share a genomic window:
- the LOC108829163 gene encoding CBBY-like protein, protein MATLKFSPSPPSSSTQRKLSAASSFIPNAARAFNATLSPSKSRFVGNNNCLKARQRIIIIQRASRSGGITCSASSSSPGNLPSALLFDCDGVLVDTEKDGHRISFNDTFKERDLGVTWDVDLYGELLKIGGGKERMTAYFNKVGWPEKAPKDEAERKAFIAGLHKQKTELFMVLIEKKLLPLRPGVAKLVDQALTNGVKVAVCSTSNEKAVSAIVSCLLGPEKAEKIKIFAGDVVPKKKPDPAIYNLAAETLGVDPSRCVVVEDSAIGLAAAKAAGMTCIVTKSGYTADEDFVNADAVFDCIGDPPEERFDLAFCGSLLQKQLV, encoded by the exons ATGGCGACTCTGAAATTCTCTCCTTCACCACCTTCTTCTTCAACTCAGCGTAAGCTATCAGCCGCATCATCTTTCATCCCTAACGCGGCGCGTGCCTTCAACGCGACACTTTCTCCGTCCAAGTCGCGGTTCGTGGGTAATAATAATTGCCTCAAAGCAAGACAgcgaataataataatacagaGAGCATCTCGCTCCGGCGGAATCACTTGCtctgcttcatcttcttcaccgGGGAATCTTCCCTCTGCTCTTCTCTTCGACTGCGATGGAGTGCTTGTCGATACCGAGAAGGATGGTCACAGGATCTCCTTCAACGACACTTTCAAAGAG AGAGACTTGGGTGTTACGTGGGATGTTGATCTGTACGGAGAGCTACTGAAAATCGGTGGTGGGAAAGAAAG GATGACGGCGTATTTTAACAAGGTGGGTTGGCCTGAGAAAGCCCCCAAAGATGAAGCAGAGAGGAAAGCGTTCATAGCTGGCCTTCACAAGCAGAAGACTGAGCTTTTCATGGTTCTCATCGAGAAGAAGCTGCTTCCTCTTCGACCCGGTGTTGCCAA ACTGGTTGATCAAGCTCTAACGAATGGAGTAAAAGTCGCCGTGTGCAGCACTTCAAATGAAAAGGCG GTGTCTGCTATAGTTTCATGCTTGCTTGGACCAGAAAAAGCAGAGAAGATCAAGATATTTGCAGGAGATGTAGTCCCCAAAAAGAAGCCTGACCCG GCCATCTACAACTTAGCAGCTGAAACCCTTGGAGTTGACCCCTCAAG ATGTGTTGTGGTTGAAGACAGCGCTATCGGGCTAGCAGCTGCAAAAGCTGCGGGAATGACTTGTATAGTTACAAAGAGTGG ATATACGGCGGATGAAGATTTTGTGAACGCAGACGCGGTTTTCGACTGCATTGGAGACCCTCCAGAAGAGAGGTTTGATTTGGCATTCTGTGGAAGCCTTCTGCAGAAACAGTTGGTTTAG